Part of the Methylorubrum populi genome is shown below.
CCGGCCCCGGTACTGGCACCTTTGCCCGCACCCGAGTCGAGCACGGCGCGGACATAGTCCTGCGGTTGCGACAGCCAGCGCACCGTGGCCTCGGTGTAGGCCAGCGCCGGCCCGGCCCAGAGAGCGAGCGCCACGCAGGCCGCGAGCAGGACGCTCAGGCTCGCGAGTTCCGGCGAGCGCAGCACCGGGGGCGGGTCGTCGTGCGGCACCCAGAGGCTGAAGATTCCGAGGCGGACCAGAGGAATCAGGGTGCCGAGGCTCGACAGCGTGAGCACGGCGATCAGCCACCAGGCCGCGGCGGTCATCGTGCCGGAGGCGAGGCCCGAGAACATCGCGAGCTTGCCGACGAAGCCGGCGAGCGGCGGAATGCCGGCGAGCATCAGCGTGCAGAGCAGGAAGCCGCCGCCGAGGATCGCCACGGCGGCGGGGATTGCCCGGCCGATTTCGGTGGCGCCGGCATCGTCGAACGGGTCGCGATACTCGTCGGCGAAGACGGGCTGCGCCGCGTCCGCCGGATCGCGGCCGCGCTGGAGGATCTCGGCCAGCAGGAACAGGGCGGCGGCGGCGAAGGTCGAGCCGACGAGGTAGTAGAGCGCGCCCGAGAGCGCCCCGTCGCTGCCTGTGCCGAGCGCCGCGAGCACGGTGCCCGAGGAGATCATCACGGCATAGCCCGCTGCCCGCGTCAGCTCGCGCGCGGCGAGGATCCCAATCGTTCCGAAGGCGATCGTCGCGAGACCGGTCGCGAGGATCCAGGTCTGGCCGAACCCCTCCGAGCTGCCGGCCCCGAACAGGAGCAGGCTCAGGCGGATCACGACGTAGACGCCGACCTTGCTGAGGATCGCCAGGATCGCCGCCGCTGGGGCCGTGGCGGCGGCGTAGGTGGTCGGCAGCCAGAAGCCGAGGGGCCAGGCGCTGCACTTGATGAGGAAGGCGACGCCGAGCACGGCGCAGCCGACCTCGAACAGCGCGGCCTCGCCGGGCGGACCGGCGAGGCGCCGGGCGAGGTCGGCCATGTTGAGCGTTCCCGTCGTGCCGTAGATCAGGCTGACGCCGACGAGGAAGAACAGCGAGGCGACGAGGTTGACGGCGATGTAACCGAGCCCGGCGCGGATGCGCGTCTCGCCCGAGCCGTGCAGCACGAGCCCGTAGGAGGCGGCCAGCATCACCTCGAAGAACACGAACAGGTTGAACACGTCGCCGGTGAGGAAGGCGCCGTTCACCCCCATCAGGAGCAGCAGGAACAGGCCGTGGAAGCGCGGTCCCGCCCGGCCCCAGCGGGCGAAGGAGAAGACGAGGGCGGACAGCCCCAGCACGCCGGACAGCGTCAGCATCATCGCCGAGAGCCGGTCGGCCACCAGCACGATGCCGTAGGGCGCGGCCCAGTTGCCGAGGCGGTAGACCTCCGGCGCCTGAGTGACCCGGGTCACGAGGACGAGGGCGGTGGCGAGCATCGCCAGCACCGTGGCGAGGCTGAGCGCCGACTTCAGGCGGTGGCGCCGCTCGTCCATCAGGAACATGGCGCCGGCGACTGCGATCGGCAGCACGATCGGCAGCACGATGAGATGGTCGGACCACAGGACCGCGCCGGGTCCGCTCAGGAGAGGCGCGGTCATGGATGCGGGTTCTCCGGTGTCGGCTCGGCGTGGTGCGGCTCGCGGCCGTCGACGTGGTCGTTGCCGGTGACGCCGCGGGCGGCGAGCAGCACGACGAGGAACAGGGCGGTGAGCGCGAAGCTGATCACCAGCGCGGTGAGCACCAGCGCCTGCGGCACCGGATCGTCGACCGAGACGACCTCGGCGCCCTTCCCCAACACCGGCGGTGCGCCGACGGTGAGCCGGCCCATGGCGAAGATGAACAGGTTGACGGCGTAGCTCAGCAGCGACAGCCCGAGCGCCACCTGGAAGGTGCGCGGGCGCAGCATCAGCCATACGCCGGAGGCGGCCAGAATGCCGATTCCGGCCGACAGCACGATCTCCATTACGCCGTCTCCTCGGCGGCCCGCTCGGCTTCCGCCTCGCTGCTGCGGGTGCGGCGCAGGGATTGGTGGGCGAGCGCCACCAGCATCAGGGCGCTCGCGCCGACCACCAGCACCATGATCCCGAGATCGAACACCAGGGCGCTCGCCGCCGGCACCTTTCCGAGCAGAGGCAGCTCCCAATAGGCGAAATAGGCGGTGAGGAAGGGCCGTCCGAACACCCAGGAGGCCGCTCCGGCCGCGACCGCGATCAGCAGGCCGAGGCCGATCCACGCGATCGGCTGGATCCGCAGGCGCTCCTCCACCCACTGCGCGCCGCAGGCCATGTATTGCAGGATGAAGGCGATGGTGAGCGCGATGCCGGCGGCGAAGCCGCCGCCGGGCAGGTCGTGCCCGCGCAGGAACAGGTGCAGCGACAGGAGGATGATGAAGGGGAACAGCCACGTCATCACCACCCGCGGCACGAGCAGCGCGTCGGCGGCGGTGTCGCCGGGCTTGCGGCCCTCGCGGGCGCGGTCATAGGCGTCGTGACTGTGCTGCTGCTTCGGCCGCTCCAAGCTGTCCGGCGCCGGGCGGAAACGGCGCAGCAGGGCGAATACCGTGAGCCCGACGATGCCGAGCACCGAGATCTCGCCCAGCGTGTCGAAGGCGCGGAAATCGACCAGCAGCACGTTGACGACGTTGCGTCCGCCGGCCTGCGGATAGGCCTCCTCGATGAACCAGCGGGCGATGCCGTCGCCGGCCGGGCGGGTCATCACCGCGTAGGCGAGCCCGGCGAGACCGAGGCCGACGCAGGCGGCGATGCAGAGATCGATGATGCGGCGGCGGCGCGCCCGCGCCCGTTCCGAGGGCGGAGCGGGGATCGCCGCGTCGCGCTTGGGCAGCCAACGCAGGCCCAGCAGCAGCATGACCGTGGTGACGATCTCGACGAGGATCTGCGTCACCGCGAGATCCGGCGCCGAGAGCCAGAGGAAGGTCAGGCTGCTCACCAGACCCGCTCCGCCGACGAAGATCGTGGCCGAGAGGCGATGGTACTTCGCCCGCTCCGCCGCGCCGACCGCGCAGGCCGCGCCGACGATCCACATCAGCGCGAAGGCCGGATCGAAGGGCGTCAGTCGGCCCGGCGCGAACAGGTCGAGCCCGCGGGCCATGCCCGCCGCGAGCGCCGCGAGGAGGGCGGCGAGGAACAGGATGCGCAGTTGCGGCTGGAGCCGCTCGGCGCCGAACCACTGCTCCAGGACGCGGGCGCCCTTGGTCAGGCCGGTCATCAGCCGCTCGAACAGCCGGCCGCCGTCGAGCCGGTCCATCAGCCAGGGACCGCCGCGGGGATTGGTGTCGATGCGCTTGCCGAACAGGACGTAGAGCAGCACGCCGCCGACGAGGGCGGTCATGCTAAGCACCAGCGGCAGGTTAAAGCCGTGCCAGATCGCCAGGCTGTAGGTCGGGGCGTCCGCGCCGAACACCGCGCTCACGGCACGCTCGAGCGCCGGACCGATGGTCAGGTTCGGCACGAGGCCGATGGCGATGCAGGTGAGGACGAGCAATTCGATCGGGATGCGCATCCACCGAACCGGCTCGTGCGGCTCGTGCGGCAGGTCGTGCGGCGGCGGGCCGAAGAAGGTCTGGCGGATGAAGCGCAGCGAGTAGAGCATGGTGAAGGCGCTGGCGAGCGTCGCCAGAACCGGCAGGGCGATGTGGATCGGGTGGTCGCCCATGTTGTCGACCGCCTCGGACAGGAACATCTCCTTGGAGAGGAAGCCGTTGAGCAGCGGCACGCCGGCCATCGCCGCGGCGGCGACCATGGCGAGCGTGCCCGTGTAGGGCATCGCCCGCCACAGGCCCGAGAGGCGGCGCATGTCGCGCGTCCCCGTCTCGTGGTCGATGATGCCCACCGCCATGAACAGCGACGCCTTGAAGGTGGCGTGGTTCACCGTGTGGAAGATCGCCGCGACCACGGCGAGCGGCGAGTTGAGGCCGAGCAGCAGCGTGATCAGCCCGAGATGGCTGATGGTCGAGTAGGCGAGCAGACCTTTCAGGTCGTGCTGGAAGATCGCGCTCCACGAGCCGACCAGCAGGGTCGCCATGCCGGCGCTGCCGACGATCCAGTACCATTGCTCGGTGCCCGAGAGCACCGGCCACAGGCGGATCATCAGGAAGATGCCGGCCTTCACCATGGTGGCCGAGTGCAGGTAGGCGCTGATCGGCGTCGGCGCCGCCATGGCGCGGGGCAGCCAGATGTGGAACGGGAATTGGGCCGACTTGGTGAGCGCGCCCATGAGCACCAGCACCAGGGCCGGCAGATAGAGCGGGCTGTTGCGGATCGTGTCGCCGGAGGCCAGCACCGTGTCGAGGTCGTAGCTGCCGACGATGCGCCCGATCAGGATCGTACCGACGAGAAGGCACAGACCGCCCGCCGCGGTGATCGTCAGCGACATCCGCGCGCCGTCGCGGGCCGCTGCGTTATCGTACCAGTAGCCGATCAGCAGGAACGAGACGATGCTCGTCAGCTCCCAGAACAGGACCAGCTGGATCAGGTTGCCGGACAGCACGATGCCGAGCATCGCGCCGACGAAGGCGAGAAAATAGGAGAACAGCCGCGGCACGGGATCGGCGGCGGCCATGTAGTAGCGCGCGTAGAGAACCACGAGCGCGCCGATGGCGAGCACCAGCACGCAGAACAACCAGGCGAGGCCGTCGAGCCGCAGCACGAGGTTGACGCCGAGGCTCGGCAGCCACTCGACCGCATGGACGACGGTGCTGCCTCCGGCCAGCTGCGGCGTCAGCGCGAGGATGCAGCCGAGGCTGGCCAGCGTCACGAATCCGGCGAGCAGGGCGGCGGCCGTGCGGGCATGGCTCGGCAGGGCTCCCGTGAGCACGGAGCCCACGAAGGGAAGGATCGCGGCGGCGGCAAGAAGAGCGTTGGACGACATCAACCCGGGCGAGATGCAGGCTCGGGAGCGGCCTGAGTGGCGAGGAGGGGCGGCGCATGCGATCGAGGCCGCTCGCCGGGGCGGGCGCGGCACTCGTGCTCGCACTTAAGGCATGCCCGAAGGCCCGGCCGCAAGTGAAGCGCGAGAAAAGGCGAAATCGATCCGATGGTTGCGCGGCGTGAGAATCCACACGTCGCCGGCCGGATCCCCCGAGCCTTGCGGGACCGCCGATCGCGCGCCCTCTCCGCCCCGCGATCGCTCAGGCGACGGATCCGGCGCCTCTTGCTCTACTATCCCGGCTCGACGCCGGGCGTGCGGCACCCGGCCCTCGGCTTCGGCCTCAGAGCGGGAAGGCCGACAATGCCTGTTCGAGCGCCCGTCGCGCCATCTGCCGCGCGGCGGCTTCGGTCTGCGCCTGCGATTCGATGGCCGGTACCCGAACGGTCGCGGCGACCTCGACGACGTCGCGCCCGGCATCCGGCCGGCCGAAATGGACCCGCACCACTACCTGCCGCTGGCCGTCGATCACGTCCTGCGTTTCCTGGGTCATCCGAACCGGCATCCGCCTCTCCCTCGAAGGCCCGGCGGCGCCCGATGCGCCGCCGTCTCCGGCAGGACGAACGAAGCTCGGTGCGAAGCGTTGCTTCGGCCGGCAGGGAAAGGGCTGAGGCTATGGGCCGCGCAATGAGGGCGGGATTGATGTCGGCGCGCGACCGCTTCCCCCGGCCTGTCCGGGAACGGCAAATGCTCGGTTCGCCGGATGCCGATCGTTGACCATTCGAAGTCCCGAAATCTTCACGCGGCGCGATCAAAGTGTCCGCAAACGGGCCGTCGATCCCGGTTTGATACGACTTTCCCAAGGCACGCACATTGCTGAACCGGCGTGACTCCGTCCTCAGGCGTTTCGACCGCCCGAGGATGAAGGATGACGCCGCGCCTGCACCGCGCCGGAATTCAGGTCAGGTCAGAGATTTCGAAGATTGATCGCAGACGGGACCCCATCATGGACGCGAGAAAAGCTCCGAACGTCGTCATCATCGGTCTCGGTTACGTCGGCCTGACCCTCTCCGTCGCCCTCGCGCGCCGTGGCGTCCAGGTCTACGGCATCGAGAAGCGGCCGGACGTCGTCGAGAAGACCAATGCCGGCGTCCCGCACTTCGCCGAGGTGGGGCTCCGGGCGGCGCT
Proteins encoded:
- a CDS encoding Na+/H+ antiporter subunit C gives rise to the protein MEIVLSAGIGILAASGVWLMLRPRTFQVALGLSLLSYAVNLFIFAMGRLTVGAPPVLGKGAEVVSVDDPVPQALVLTALVISFALTALFLVVLLAARGVTGNDHVDGREPHHAEPTPENPHP
- a CDS encoding monovalent cation/H+ antiporter subunit A → MSSNALLAAAAILPFVGSVLTGALPSHARTAAALLAGFVTLASLGCILALTPQLAGGSTVVHAVEWLPSLGVNLVLRLDGLAWLFCVLVLAIGALVVLYARYYMAAADPVPRLFSYFLAFVGAMLGIVLSGNLIQLVLFWELTSIVSFLLIGYWYDNAAARDGARMSLTITAAGGLCLLVGTILIGRIVGSYDLDTVLASGDTIRNSPLYLPALVLVLMGALTKSAQFPFHIWLPRAMAAPTPISAYLHSATMVKAGIFLMIRLWPVLSGTEQWYWIVGSAGMATLLVGSWSAIFQHDLKGLLAYSTISHLGLITLLLGLNSPLAVVAAIFHTVNHATFKASLFMAVGIIDHETGTRDMRRLSGLWRAMPYTGTLAMVAAAAMAGVPLLNGFLSKEMFLSEAVDNMGDHPIHIALPVLATLASAFTMLYSLRFIRQTFFGPPPHDLPHEPHEPVRWMRIPIELLVLTCIAIGLVPNLTIGPALERAVSAVFGADAPTYSLAIWHGFNLPLVLSMTALVGGVLLYVLFGKRIDTNPRGGPWLMDRLDGGRLFERLMTGLTKGARVLEQWFGAERLQPQLRILFLAALLAALAAGMARGLDLFAPGRLTPFDPAFALMWIVGAACAVGAAERAKYHRLSATIFVGGAGLVSSLTFLWLSAPDLAVTQILVEIVTTVMLLLGLRWLPKRDAAIPAPPSERARARRRRIIDLCIAACVGLGLAGLAYAVMTRPAGDGIARWFIEEAYPQAGGRNVVNVLLVDFRAFDTLGEISVLGIVGLTVFALLRRFRPAPDSLERPKQQHSHDAYDRAREGRKPGDTAADALLVPRVVMTWLFPFIILLSLHLFLRGHDLPGGGFAAGIALTIAFILQYMACGAQWVEERLRIQPIAWIGLGLLIAVAAGAASWVFGRPFLTAYFAYWELPLLGKVPAASALVFDLGIMVLVVGASALMLVALAHQSLRRTRSSEAEAERAAEETA
- a CDS encoding monovalent cation/H+ antiporter subunit D is translated as MTAPLLSGPGAVLWSDHLIVLPIVLPIAVAGAMFLMDERRHRLKSALSLATVLAMLATALVLVTRVTQAPEVYRLGNWAAPYGIVLVADRLSAMMLTLSGVLGLSALVFSFARWGRAGPRFHGLFLLLLMGVNGAFLTGDVFNLFVFFEVMLAASYGLVLHGSGETRIRAGLGYIAVNLVASLFFLVGVSLIYGTTGTLNMADLARRLAGPPGEAALFEVGCAVLGVAFLIKCSAWPLGFWLPTTYAAATAPAAAILAILSKVGVYVVIRLSLLLFGAGSSEGFGQTWILATGLATIAFGTIGILAARELTRAAGYAVMISSGTVLAALGTGSDGALSGALYYLVGSTFAAAALFLLAEILQRGRDPADAAQPVFADEYRDPFDDAGATEIGRAIPAAVAILGGGFLLCTLMLAGIPPLAGFVGKLAMFSGLASGTMTAAAWWLIAVLTLSSLGTLIPLVRLGIFSLWVPHDDPPPVLRSPELASLSVLLAACVALALWAGPALAYTEATVRWLSQPQDYVRAVLDSGAGKGASTGAGKDAARSKAGAGS